A region from the Pelagovum pacificum genome encodes:
- a CDS encoding DUF3035 domain-containing protein: MRATFAILCVTTLLGGCGLGDPTLHDLESTGGGPDEFSVLPTNPLEIPPLAVLPQPTPGGTNRTDRNPIAEGIVALGGNPAAAYAGGVPSSDAALVAAAQGNGVDPSIRTTLASEDARFRRMRSGITSGLFGGDPYYRAYSGQSLDAYAELGRFRQSGVPTPTAPPQAR, encoded by the coding sequence ATGCGCGCCACTTTCGCGATCCTCTGCGTGACCACGCTGCTCGGCGGCTGCGGCCTCGGCGATCCGACGCTGCACGACCTCGAGTCAACTGGCGGCGGCCCGGACGAGTTCTCGGTCCTGCCGACGAACCCGCTCGAGATCCCGCCGCTCGCGGTGCTGCCGCAACCGACGCCCGGCGGCACGAACCGCACCGACCGTAACCCGATTGCCGAGGGGATCGTCGCGCTTGGCGGGAACCCGGCGGCGGCTTATGCCGGCGGCGTTCCGTCGTCCGACGCGGCCCTCGTCGCCGCGGCGCAGGGCAACGGCGTCGATCCGTCGATCCGCACCACGCTCGCCAGCGAGGATGCGCGCTTCCGCCGGATGCGTTCGGGCATCACCAGCGGGCTGTTCGGCGGCGACCCCTACTACCGCGCCTACAGCGGTCAGAGCCTCGACGCCTACGCCGAACTCGGGCGCTTCCGTCAGAGCGGCGTGCCGACCCCGACCGCGCCGCCGCAGGCCCGGTGA
- a CDS encoding DUF1674 domain-containing protein, giving the protein MTDQRQDLPPAAIRALEEAEARRKAAEGDAPLPTELGGRDGPEPVRYGDWEKKGLAIDF; this is encoded by the coding sequence ATGACCGACCAGAGACAAGACCTGCCGCCCGCCGCCATCCGCGCGCTGGAAGAGGCCGAGGCCCGCCGCAAGGCCGCCGAGGGCGATGCGCCGCTTCCGACCGAACTTGGCGGCCGTGACGGCCCGGAGCCGGTGCGCTACGGCGACTGGGAGAAAAAGGGCCTCGCCATCGATTTCTGA
- a CDS encoding carbohydrate ABC transporter permease, with protein sequence MRRAGDILTYVALLLVALFFLGPFAWLVSLSLRTPAEVYRGSAAFIPDEPTLANFAQILSDGAFATYLWNGVKLSVAGAALATLTAAPAAWAFARLRFKGQGALLWAILAVQMVSPLIILIPLYRYLDRLGLLESHTAVIAVYAAIGIPLTVWLLRAAFERIPVELEEAARLDGNSRLEVMALITLPLAAPSMAAAFVLNVVMNWGQFLVPFVLLTADQKWPISVAIYRFAGSTSASTTQLLAAACLIALVPAIVVFLALQRLLTQALTAGAVKG encoded by the coding sequence ATGCGACGGGCGGGAGACATCCTCACCTACGTCGCGTTGCTGTTGGTGGCGCTGTTCTTCCTCGGCCCGTTCGCGTGGCTTGTCTCGTTGTCGCTTCGCACCCCGGCAGAAGTCTACCGCGGGTCGGCGGCGTTCATTCCCGACGAGCCGACCCTCGCGAACTTCGCGCAGATCCTGTCCGACGGCGCCTTTGCGACGTATCTCTGGAACGGCGTGAAGCTCTCCGTCGCGGGTGCAGCGCTTGCGACCCTCACCGCCGCGCCGGCCGCTTGGGCGTTCGCGCGGCTGCGCTTCAAGGGACAGGGGGCGCTGCTATGGGCGATTCTCGCGGTGCAGATGGTGTCGCCGCTCATCATCCTGATCCCGCTCTACCGCTACCTCGACCGGCTCGGCCTGTTGGAAAGCCACACCGCGGTCATCGCCGTCTATGCCGCGATCGGTATCCCGCTGACAGTCTGGCTCCTGCGCGCCGCGTTCGAGCGGATCCCAGTGGAACTGGAAGAGGCCGCCCGCCTCGACGGCAATTCGCGGCTGGAAGTCATGGCCCTCATCACCCTACCGCTTGCCGCGCCGTCGATGGCGGCGGCCTTCGTCCTGAACGTGGTGATGAACTGGGGCCAGTTCCTCGTACCGTTCGTGCTGCTGACGGCGGACCAGAAATGGCCGATCTCGGTCGCGATCTACCGCTTCGCCGGCTCAACCAGTGCGTCCACGACTCAACTCCTCGCCGCCGCCTGCCTGATCGCGCTTGTGCCCGCGATCGTAGTTTTCCTCGCGCTCCAACGTTTGCTGACGCAGGCCCTCACCGCCGGTGCGGTGAAGGGCTGA
- the rbfA gene encoding 30S ribosome-binding factor RbfA: MAKNRFEGSGPTQRQLRVGELIRRTMSDVLMRGDTHDPDLTRMSITVGEVQVSPDLKIATAYVLPLGGNDREAAIEALKRNKGELRRLLGKDTNLKFVPDLRFRIDETFDRMDETRRMLNEDHVRQDLDE; the protein is encoded by the coding sequence ATGGCGAAGAACAGATTCGAAGGCAGCGGACCCACTCAGCGACAGCTTCGGGTGGGCGAATTGATCCGGCGGACGATGTCCGACGTGCTCATGCGTGGCGACACGCACGACCCCGATCTGACGCGCATGTCGATCACCGTCGGCGAAGTTCAGGTCAGCCCCGACCTCAAGATCGCGACGGCCTATGTGCTGCCGCTCGGCGGCAACGACCGTGAAGCCGCGATCGAGGCGTTGAAGCGGAACAAGGGCGAGCTGCGCCGCCTGCTCGGCAAGGATACCAACCTGAAGTTCGTGCCCGACCTGCGCTTCCGCATCGACGAGACGTTCGATCGTATGGACGAGACGCGGCGCATGCTGAACGAGGATCACGTGCGTCAGGATCTCGACGAATGA
- the lspA gene encoding signal peptidase II, producing the protein MKLTYWTAFWVFIVDQATKYIVVHWMDLVSEMRIDIWPPFLTFRMAWNRGVNFGLFSGFDARWVLVGLAIVISLAVLWWIHRDGGSRMARFSAGLLVGGAIGNVVDRVLYSAVADFINMTCCGIENPYAFNIADIAIFIGAIGLAFFTGKSDHKPAERRRKNA; encoded by the coding sequence ATGAAACTCACTTACTGGACGGCCTTCTGGGTCTTTATCGTGGACCAGGCGACGAAATACATCGTCGTCCACTGGATGGATCTCGTCAGCGAGATGAGGATCGACATCTGGCCGCCCTTCCTGACTTTCCGCATGGCGTGGAACCGGGGCGTGAACTTCGGCCTGTTCTCCGGCTTCGACGCGCGGTGGGTGCTGGTCGGACTGGCGATCGTGATCTCGCTCGCCGTGCTCTGGTGGATCCATCGGGACGGCGGCAGCCGGATGGCGCGCTTCTCCGCCGGGCTGCTGGTCGGCGGCGCGATCGGCAACGTCGTGGACCGGGTGCTCTACAGCGCCGTGGCGGATTTCATCAACATGACCTGCTGCGGGATCGAGAATCCCTACGCCTTCAACATCGCCGACATCGCCATCTTCATCGGGGCGATCGGCCTCGCCTTCTTCACGGGCAAGAGCGACCACAAGCCCGCGGAACGGCGGAGAAAGAACGCGTGA
- the purH gene encoding bifunctional phosphoribosylaminoimidazolecarboxamide formyltransferase/IMP cyclohydrolase produces MTDLAPLSRALLSVSDKTGLVELARALADRGVELLSTGGSAKLLRDEGLSVRDVSDLTGFPEMMDGRVKTLHPKVHGGLLALRDDSGHVSAMEEHGIVPIDLLVVNLYPFEETVAGGADYDTAIENIDIGGPAMIRAASKNHGHVTVITDTEDYGALLDELSANDGQTTYAFRQKMALTAYARTAAYDTAVSTWMASAIGEATPRRRTFAGTLAQPLRYGENPHQAAAFYSDGSGRAGIASATQLQGKELSYNNINDTDAAFELVSEFADRGPSCVIVKHANPCGVATGATMKEAYSRAFDCDRTSAFGGIIALNGPLDAETAEAITEIFTEVVIAPSIHQDAKDIFAKKKNLRLLLAPGLANAAEPGLAVKQVSGGFLVQDKDNGHIAESDLKVVTKRAPSEQEMKDLLFAWTVAKHVKSNAIVYVKDGATVGVGAGQMSRVDSTRIAARKSEDMAEALDLSAPLTQGSVVASDAFFPFADGLITAAEAGATAIIQPGGSMRDDEVIAAADERGLAMVLTGMRHFRH; encoded by the coding sequence ATGACCGACCTCGCCCCCCTCAGCCGCGCCCTTCTGTCCGTCTCGGACAAGACCGGCCTCGTCGAGCTTGCCCGCGCACTCGCGGATCGCGGCGTCGAGCTTCTGTCGACCGGCGGCTCCGCCAAGCTGCTGCGGGACGAAGGTCTGTCGGTGCGCGATGTCTCCGACCTCACCGGCTTTCCCGAGATGATGGACGGTCGCGTGAAGACGCTGCACCCCAAAGTTCACGGCGGCCTGCTGGCGCTGCGGGACGACTCGGGCCACGTCTCTGCGATGGAAGAGCACGGGATCGTGCCGATCGACCTCCTGGTCGTGAACCTCTACCCGTTCGAGGAGACGGTCGCCGGCGGTGCCGACTACGACACCGCGATCGAGAATATCGACATCGGCGGCCCGGCGATGATCCGGGCGGCGTCCAAGAACCACGGTCACGTGACGGTCATCACCGATACCGAGGATTACGGTGCCCTGCTGGACGAGTTGTCGGCGAACGACGGCCAGACGACCTACGCCTTCCGCCAGAAGATGGCGCTGACGGCCTATGCGCGCACCGCGGCCTACGACACCGCCGTGTCGACCTGGATGGCCAGCGCGATCGGTGAGGCGACGCCCCGCCGCCGCACCTTCGCCGGCACGCTGGCACAGCCGCTGCGCTATGGCGAGAACCCGCATCAGGCCGCGGCGTTCTACAGCGACGGATCGGGCCGGGCCGGCATCGCCTCCGCCACGCAGTTGCAGGGCAAGGAGCTGTCCTACAACAACATCAACGACACCGATGCCGCGTTCGAGCTCGTGAGCGAGTTCGCCGACCGTGGCCCGTCCTGCGTGATCGTGAAGCACGCCAACCCCTGCGGCGTCGCCACCGGCGCCACGATGAAAGAGGCCTATTCCCGCGCCTTCGACTGCGACCGGACCTCGGCCTTCGGCGGGATCATCGCGCTGAACGGGCCGCTGGATGCCGAGACCGCCGAGGCGATCACCGAGATCTTCACCGAGGTCGTCATCGCGCCGTCGATCCACCAGGACGCGAAGGACATCTTCGCCAAGAAGAAGAACCTGCGCCTTCTGCTGGCGCCGGGCCTCGCAAACGCGGCGGAGCCGGGGCTGGCCGTGAAACAGGTGTCGGGCGGCTTCCTCGTCCAGGACAAGGACAACGGCCATATCGCCGAGAGTGATCTGAAGGTCGTGACCAAGCGCGCCCCGAGCGAGCAGGAGATGAAAGACCTGCTGTTCGCATGGACCGTCGCCAAGCACGTGAAGTCGAACGCCATCGTCTACGTGAAGGACGGCGCGACCGTCGGTGTCGGCGCCGGCCAGATGAGCCGTGTCGACAGCACCCGGATCGCCGCCCGCAAGAGCGAGGACATGGCCGAGGCGCTCGACCTGTCCGCGCCGCTCACGCAGGGATCGGTCGTGGCGTCGGACGCCTTCTTCCCGTTCGCGGACGGCCTCATCACCGCGGCCGAAGCGGGCGCGACGGCGATCATCCAGCCGGGCGGCTCGATGCGTGACGACGAGGTCATCGCGGCGGCGGACGAACGGGGACTGGCCATGGTCCTGACCGGCATGCGACACTTCCGGCACTGA
- the truB gene encoding tRNA pseudouridine(55) synthase TruB — MARRRKGRDISGWLVVDKPAGPTSTHVVNIVRRAFDAKKAGHAGTLDPEATGVLAVALGEATKTVPYVTDAMKAYSFTVTFGTETNTDDAEGEVVKTSDSRPTDDEIKDALSGFVGDIMQVPPAFSAVKIDGERAYKRARDGEEVELAARPLWVEELLLTDRPSPDSAVLEMTCGKGGYVRAIARDLGRVLGCLGHVKELRRVWSGPFDVVEDGVSLDEVRRLAGDPALDELLLPLEVGLADLPEVRCLAESVGRLKNGNPAACIAGDVEYGDEVWASFEGKPIAVGRWKGGELHPSRVFVS; from the coding sequence ATGGCACGGCGGCGCAAGGGGCGCGACATTTCCGGCTGGCTCGTGGTGGACAAACCCGCGGGTCCCACTTCGACTCATGTCGTCAACATCGTCCGGCGCGCGTTCGACGCGAAGAAGGCCGGCCACGCGGGCACCCTCGATCCCGAGGCGACGGGCGTTCTTGCCGTCGCGCTGGGCGAGGCGACCAAGACCGTGCCCTACGTCACCGACGCGATGAAGGCCTACAGCTTCACCGTCACGTTCGGCACGGAGACCAACACTGACGACGCCGAGGGCGAAGTGGTGAAAACCTCCGACAGCCGCCCGACGGACGACGAGATCAAGGACGCGCTGTCCGGATTCGTCGGCGACATTATGCAGGTGCCGCCCGCCTTCTCCGCCGTGAAGATCGACGGGGAGCGTGCCTACAAGCGCGCCCGCGACGGCGAGGAGGTCGAGCTCGCCGCCCGCCCGCTCTGGGTCGAGGAACTGCTGCTGACCGACCGCCCCTCCCCCGACAGCGCCGTGCTGGAGATGACCTGCGGCAAGGGCGGCTATGTCCGCGCCATCGCGCGCGATCTCGGCCGGGTGCTCGGCTGTCTGGGCCACGTGAAGGAGCTGCGCCGCGTCTGGTCCGGCCCGTTCGACGTGGTGGAGGACGGCGTGTCGCTCGACGAAGTCCGGCGCCTCGCCGGGGATCCCGCGCTCGACGAGCTGCTGCTGCCGCTCGAGGTCGGCCTCGCCGACCTGCCCGAGGTGCGTTGCCTCGCCGAGAGCGTCGGCCGCCTGAAGAACGGCAACCCCGCCGCCTGTATCGCCGGAGACGTCGAATACGGCGACGAGGTCTGGGCCAGCTTCGAGGGCAAGCCCATCGCCGTCGGCCGCTGGAAAGGCGGCGAACTGCATCCCTCGCGCGTGTTCGTGAGCTGA
- a CDS encoding phosphodiester glycosidase family protein, which yields MIRLAALLVLLAGPAAAVTCNAVDWRNTRFTVCEVNPAEEPIRLFLDDENGRRFGSFRAIESELGELSFAMNAGMYHQDLSPVGLYVENGEEKMRVIPNAGPGNFGMLPNGVFCVRDGSAVVVETLRFEREGGDCTFATQSGPMLVIDGELHPRFLPNSNSRHIRNGVGTSADGQRVVFVISEEVVNFHDFATFFRDGLGVPNALYFDGKVSRLHAPEIGRSDAGFAMGPIVGVLDGAGSGG from the coding sequence ATGATCCGGCTTGCCGCCCTGCTCGTCCTGCTTGCCGGTCCCGCCGCGGCGGTGACCTGCAACGCGGTGGACTGGCGGAACACGCGATTCACCGTGTGCGAGGTGAACCCGGCGGAAGAACCGATCCGCCTGTTCCTCGACGACGAGAATGGCCGGCGGTTCGGCTCTTTCCGCGCGATCGAGAGCGAGCTGGGCGAGCTCAGCTTCGCGATGAACGCCGGAATGTATCACCAGGACCTGTCGCCCGTCGGCCTCTACGTCGAGAACGGCGAAGAGAAGATGCGCGTGATTCCGAACGCCGGCCCCGGCAACTTCGGGATGCTGCCGAACGGCGTCTTCTGCGTCCGCGACGGCAGTGCTGTGGTGGTCGAAACCCTGCGTTTCGAGCGTGAGGGGGGCGACTGCACCTTCGCGACCCAGTCCGGGCCGATGCTGGTGATCGACGGGGAGCTGCACCCGCGCTTCCTGCCGAATTCCAACAGCCGCCACATCCGAAACGGTGTCGGCACCAGCGCCGACGGCCAGCGGGTCGTCTTCGTGATCTCCGAAGAGGTCGTGAACTTCCACGATTTCGCGACTTTCTTCCGTGACGGGCTCGGCGTGCCGAACGCGCTCTACTTCGACGGCAAGGTCAGCCGTCTGCACGCGCCCGAAATCGGGCGGTCGGACGCCGGCTTTGCGATGGGTCCGATCGTCGGCGTTCTTGACGGAGCCGGGTCCGGCGGCTAA
- the dapB gene encoding 4-hydroxy-tetrahydrodipicolinate reductase — MDDKPGIVITGASGRMGRMLLETVAASDDCRLVGALVRPGHDWEGRDVGEAMGGAALGVTATSDALEVFAKAQAVIDFTTPEATVEFAELAAQARAVHVIGTTGLADDDLKKLEAAARHAVVIRDGNMSLGVNLLVNLARKVAAALGEEFDIEITEAHHRHKVDAPSGTALMLGQAAADGRGVTLDEAAVRGRDGHTGARPDGAIGFSSVRGGDIVGEHDVLFAGPGERVILRHVATDRRIFALGALRAALWGQDQAPGQYGMADVLGL; from the coding sequence ATGGACGACAAACCCGGAATCGTGATCACCGGCGCCTCCGGGCGCATGGGGCGGATGCTGCTGGAGACGGTCGCCGCCTCCGATGATTGCAGGCTGGTCGGCGCGCTTGTCCGGCCCGGTCACGACTGGGAAGGCCGCGACGTCGGTGAAGCAATGGGCGGTGCCGCGCTTGGCGTCACCGCGACCTCCGACGCGCTGGAGGTCTTCGCCAAGGCGCAGGCGGTCATCGACTTCACCACGCCCGAAGCGACGGTGGAGTTCGCCGAGCTTGCTGCACAGGCCCGCGCGGTCCACGTGATCGGCACCACCGGCCTTGCGGATGACGACCTGAAGAAGCTCGAGGCCGCGGCCCGCCACGCGGTCGTCATCCGTGACGGCAACATGTCTCTCGGCGTGAACCTGCTGGTGAACCTGGCGCGCAAAGTCGCCGCCGCCCTGGGCGAGGAGTTCGACATCGAGATCACCGAGGCGCACCACCGCCACAAGGTGGACGCGCCGTCGGGCACGGCGCTGATGCTTGGTCAGGCGGCAGCGGACGGGCGCGGCGTGACGCTCGACGAGGCGGCGGTTCGGGGCCGGGACGGGCACACCGGCGCGCGGCCGGACGGGGCCATCGGCTTTTCCTCCGTGCGCGGCGGCGACATCGTCGGCGAACATGACGTGCTGTTCGCCGGCCCGGGAGAGCGGGTGATCCTGCGCCATGTCGCGACCGACCGGCGCATCTTCGCACTCGGCGCGCTGCGGGCGGCGCTCTGGGGGCAGGACCAGGCGCCGGGTCAATACGGCATGGCCGACGTCCTCGGCCTCTGA
- a CDS encoding heparinase II/III family protein gives MNAIHARLAARGGAVAAFVSQPEPRSIGHYAKGRQLCAGNIRFAGQLIELNGEDLWRIEPPDSAFAEEMHGFGWLDDLAAVGDGKARAVAGRWVWDWIDRYGSGSGPGWAPEIAGRRLIRWINHALFLLRGKSKDQSALFFRSLGMQARFLARRWPAARDGLPRFEALAGTIYAGLALDGQQSLAEPAVMALARDCERGIAADGGIVTRDPEEAVEVLTLLNWTVEALESADREVPTEITAAIARMTPALRALRHADGGLARFHGGARGVEGRLDQALAASRVRTRPDPEALHMGYARMTAGRTSLVLDAAPPPKGPASYNAHASTLAFELTSGRRQLIVNCGSGAQFGAEWRRAGRATPSHSTLGIDGFSSSRLGMPTLLNGLRQELLEDTPSEVLFEFSQLPDGNRLEAAHNGYQATHGLTHARIIDLAYNGRGIAGQDLLTTLSDGDERRFDRAVDATGGEGVPYSVRFHLHPDVDAEIDLGGSAVSLALKSGEIWIFRHDNVATLSLEPSVYLEKNRLRPRSTRQVVLSGRAMSYATRVRWSLAKAQDTPNAVRDVFETDFFAGSDEQETT, from the coding sequence ATGAACGCGATCCACGCGCGTCTTGCCGCGCGCGGTGGAGCGGTCGCGGCGTTCGTCTCGCAGCCCGAACCGCGCTCCATCGGACATTACGCCAAGGGCCGCCAGCTTTGCGCGGGCAACATCCGCTTCGCCGGGCAACTGATCGAGCTGAACGGAGAGGACCTCTGGCGGATCGAGCCGCCCGACTCGGCTTTCGCGGAAGAGATGCATGGCTTCGGCTGGCTCGATGACCTCGCCGCGGTCGGCGACGGCAAGGCACGGGCGGTCGCGGGCCGGTGGGTCTGGGACTGGATCGACCGTTACGGCAGCGGCTCCGGGCCGGGCTGGGCGCCCGAAATCGCGGGCCGCAGGCTGATCCGCTGGATCAACCACGCCCTTTTCCTTCTGCGCGGCAAGTCCAAGGACCAGTCCGCCCTGTTCTTCCGCAGCCTCGGGATGCAGGCGCGCTTCCTCGCCCGCCGCTGGCCGGCGGCGCGGGACGGGCTGCCCCGCTTCGAGGCGCTGGCGGGCACGATCTATGCCGGGCTGGCGCTCGACGGGCAGCAGTCGCTGGCCGAGCCCGCCGTCATGGCGCTGGCCCGCGATTGCGAGCGAGGGATCGCGGCGGACGGCGGCATCGTCACGCGCGACCCGGAAGAGGCGGTCGAGGTGCTGACGCTGCTCAACTGGACCGTCGAGGCGCTGGAGAGCGCCGACCGCGAGGTCCCGACCGAAATCACCGCCGCCATCGCCCGCATGACGCCCGCGCTGCGCGCACTTCGCCACGCCGACGGCGGCCTCGCCCGATTTCACGGTGGTGCACGCGGGGTCGAGGGCCGGCTCGACCAGGCGCTCGCGGCGTCGCGGGTGCGCACGCGACCCGATCCCGAAGCGCTGCACATGGGGTATGCCCGGATGACGGCAGGGCGCACGTCGCTCGTGCTCGACGCCGCGCCGCCGCCGAAGGGGCCGGCGTCCTACAACGCGCACGCGTCCACGCTGGCGTTCGAGCTGACCTCGGGCCGGCGGCAACTGATCGTCAATTGCGGCTCGGGTGCGCAATTCGGGGCGGAGTGGCGGCGGGCCGGCCGCGCCACGCCAAGTCACTCGACCCTCGGCATCGACGGCTTCTCGTCCTCGCGCCTCGGCATGCCGACGCTGCTCAACGGTCTGCGACAGGAACTGCTGGAGGATACGCCCTCCGAAGTGCTGTTCGAGTTCTCGCAGCTTCCCGACGGCAACCGGCTCGAAGCGGCGCACAACGGCTATCAGGCGACGCATGGCCTGACCCACGCGCGGATCATCGACCTCGCCTACAACGGCCGGGGAATCGCCGGGCAGGATCTGCTGACGACCCTGTCGGACGGAGACGAGCGCCGCTTCGACCGCGCCGTTGACGCGACGGGAGGGGAGGGCGTGCCCTATTCGGTCCGCTTCCACCTGCACCCCGACGTCGACGCCGAGATCGACCTCGGCGGCAGCGCGGTGAGCCTTGCGCTCAAGTCCGGGGAGATCTGGATCTTCCGGCACGACAACGTTGCGACGCTCAGCCTCGAGCCGTCGGTCTATCTGGAAAAGAACAGACTGCGACCTCGTTCCACGCGACAGGTGGTTTTATCCGGTCGCGCCATGTCCTATGCGACGCGCGTCCGCTGGTCGCTGGCCAAGGCACAGGACACCCCGAACGCCGTCCGGGACGTGTTCGAGACCGACTTTTTCGCGGGCTCCGATGAGCAGGAGACAACTTGA
- a CDS encoding RsmB/NOP family class I SAM-dependent RNA methyltransferase — translation MASPRQTDARPTDDNGLAPRRAAWQLLNGVTSEKRLLSELDGTLEKLAPEDRARAMRLAVATLRASGRADRILKPHLRKRPPEIVMNALRLGVVEAAGGAPAHGVVNACVSLVGDSARLKTFRGMVNAVLRKAVEIEPAEWDKLPVPNLPKWLRRPLSAAWGDRTVQRIEHAHFAGAPLDLTAKGDPAVLAEQVSGELLPTGSVRLSDYGQVSALPGYADGDWWVQDAAAAMPVRLLDPQPGERILDLCAAPGGKTLQLAAAGAEVTALDLSDSRLARVRENLDRCRMTANIVAADATTFEEDGWDAIVLDAPCSATGTIRRHPDLPFARDGSEYFQLFELQARLIDHAIGLLKPGGRLLYCTCSLLPDEGEAQLEEALERHPDLAVAPLPEAGWIEAEWHADGGGLRLRPDFWSERGGMDGFFAAVLTKPG, via the coding sequence GTGGCTTCACCCCGACAGACCGACGCCCGCCCAACCGATGACAACGGCCTCGCGCCGCGCCGTGCGGCATGGCAACTGCTGAACGGGGTCACGTCCGAAAAGCGATTGTTGTCCGAACTCGATGGCACGCTCGAGAAGCTGGCCCCCGAAGATCGCGCCCGCGCGATGCGCCTTGCCGTCGCGACGCTCCGCGCGTCCGGTCGGGCCGACCGGATCCTGAAGCCGCACCTGCGCAAGCGGCCGCCCGAGATCGTGATGAACGCGCTCAGGCTCGGCGTGGTCGAGGCGGCAGGTGGCGCGCCGGCACATGGCGTGGTCAACGCCTGCGTGTCGCTGGTCGGAGACAGCGCACGGCTCAAGACCTTCCGGGGCATGGTGAACGCCGTGCTGCGCAAGGCGGTCGAGATCGAGCCGGCGGAATGGGACAAGCTGCCGGTCCCGAACCTGCCGAAGTGGCTCCGCCGTCCGCTTTCCGCCGCATGGGGCGACCGGACGGTGCAGCGCATCGAACATGCGCATTTCGCCGGGGCGCCGCTCGACCTCACCGCCAAGGGCGACCCGGCGGTGCTGGCCGAACAGGTGTCCGGTGAACTGCTTCCGACCGGAAGCGTGCGGCTGTCCGACTACGGACAAGTGTCTGCTCTGCCCGGCTATGCCGACGGCGACTGGTGGGTGCAGGACGCCGCGGCGGCGATGCCGGTCAGGCTGCTCGACCCGCAACCGGGGGAGCGTATCCTGGACCTCTGCGCCGCGCCGGGTGGCAAGACGCTGCAACTCGCCGCTGCCGGGGCGGAGGTCACCGCGCTCGACCTGTCGGACAGCCGTCTGGCACGGGTTCGCGAGAACCTTGACCGGTGCCGCATGACGGCGAACATCGTCGCCGCCGACGCCACGACCTTCGAGGAGGACGGCTGGGACGCGATCGTGCTGGACGCGCCATGCTCTGCCACCGGAACGATCAGGCGGCACCCGGACCTGCCCTTCGCCCGGGACGGCAGCGAGTACTTCCAGCTTTTCGAATTGCAGGCCCGCCTGATCGACCATGCCATCGGCCTGCTGAAGCCCGGCGGGCGACTGCTCTACTGCACCTGCTCATTGTTGCCCGACGAGGGCGAAGCGCAGCTCGAAGAGGCGCTCGAGCGGCATCCCGACCTCGCGGTCGCGCCCCTGCCGGAGGCCGGCTGGATCGAGGCGGAGTGGCACGCCGACGGCGGCGGACTGCGTCTGCGCCCGGATTTCTGGAGCGAGCGCGGCGGCATGGACGGCTTCTTCGCGGCGGTCCTGACAAAGCCGGGGTGA